From the Streptomyces nodosus genome, the window CCCTTTTCAGCGTGACCACTGGTCTGGGACCGGTCCAGAAACCTGTTACGTCCCCTCCCCCTGTCATTGCAGAGCGCCATCCAGTGTGCCGTATCCAGGGCAGGGTGGCCTGCGGTCAGGGCCGTCCTCAGCCGAGTTACGGCACTACTGACCTTGAATGCGTGATGTCGTCAGGGTGGCGTGCGTAGGCCGGTGCCGGTGAGGCAGCCATCCAGGACGTCGTGGCGGTACTGGAGTTGGCGCAGACCCTTCCGGACTGTGGTGACGAGGTCGTCGGGGTTGGCGAAGGCCCGGTTCGCCAGGCTGGTGCGCCGGAGTATGGACCAGATGGTCTCGACGGGGTTCAGGTCGGGTGCGTAGGGCGGGAGTTGGAAGACGGTGAGCCAGTCGCGGTCGGCGATGTAGCGGCGCATCCCGGCGGTGAGGTGGGTGTTGAGATTGTCCCAGACCAGCACGATCGGGCCGCCGAGCTGGTGGTGGGCATTCTGGATGAGGTCGCGGTAGTCCTTCCAGGAGAAACTCTTGCGCCCGTCCGGTCGGGCGTCGGGGCAGGGCCGGTAGACCAGCCGGGATGGTTCACCCGCCTTGTAGCAGAGAAGGGCAGCCACCGATAAGCGGCGGCGGGAGCGTCCTCTGACGCGGATGACGGGGGTGTGGCCGCGGCGCGACCAGGTTCGGGTGGTCGGCGGCGTCATCGAGAAGCCGGCCTCGTCCTCGAAGACGAGCCAGGCGTCGAGCGCCGCCACGGTCCTTCCACCTGGGGCCACGTCTCCTTCACCCAGCCAGCCACCGCCGCCTCGTCCCGCTCGATCGCCCGGCGAGCGGGGACCTGGCAACTCCAGCCATGCCGCTTGACCAGCGCGGCGACACCTTGGACGGTGTAGCTCTTGTGGAACCGGCGCCCGATCAGCGTCCTGATCCGCGACAGAGTCCACGTCTGGTCCGGCCAACCGTGCGCTACCGGGCCCTTGAGCAGCTCACGCTCCAGCACGGCGAAGAGCTCGTCGCTCAGCAACGGCAGCGACGCCGGCCCCTTCGATGCCAGAGCTCTCGGCCCACCCTGCGACCAGGCCTTCCTCCAGCGTTGCACCGATCGGATGCTGACCCGCAGGTCATGGGCGATGACTGCGGTCTCGTCCCCGTGCCCAAACCGCTCGGCCGCCTCCAACCGCAATCTCTCCCGAAAGGCCCGTCGTTCATCGGTCAGTCCACCGCCCTGCGCGTACCTCATGCAGGCGGCATACCGCGGGGATCATGAGACGTCAGCCCCTACGCCACCGCCCTTTGAAGGTCAGTAATCGCCTCCTCTCCCAGCACCAGATCAACCGACGCAACCTCGGTTCGCCTTCGCATCGCCGTCATCGAACGGGCGGTTAGCCTCGCGCGTTCACGAGGCGGGCTGTCCGAGTGGTGAAAGCGCGAGACTAACCATCAACCAGATCGCTGAGTGGTGTCGATTCACCGGCCCCAACTCCTTTTCAGCGACGTTCCTTCGTCAGATCGGGGTGCGGCCATCGGACTGGCAAAGGGAGACCTTTTAGTAGAGGGAATCTGTAGCCGTTGAATCTGTGTATCGAGACGGCCTTTGACATCGTGGCGGCAGGAGTCTTTTCATCACTGTAGATGCGGCCGGTCAGCGCGCGCTACCGGAAGATTCGACGAGAAGGAGCGCCGCCTTTCCCACGTTTTCGTCAACCTGCTTCTGATAGACGTTCAGGGCAACGGAGTTGGCCGATATCAACTGCCGCTGATACCCGGTGAGTACAGCGAAGTAGACTGCGGCCAGATGCGAGTAGGCAGTGCAGGATTCAGCGGCTGTGGCCGCGGCTATCTCATCGGCGGTCGGCTGAGCTGTGTCCCAGGGGCCTGCTGCCAGTTCCTCGGGATCGCGGGCGGGATGTCCGGCTGCGGCCATGCAAGTGGCCCAGCGGTTGCGGGCGCTGACCACTCGCTTGTCCGCAGCCGTCTGCTGGAATGACTGATTGAACAAGGCCTGGGTGAGCTTCCAGCCGTCAGTTTCTGCCAGAGTGGGTAGTAGCTTGTTTGTCTCGACAGAGCAGGCTTGGAAGTCCTTCTGCGAATACCCGCTTCCGCCCCCTACACGGTCTGGAGCTGCAATCGCAGTGTGAAAGCCTTTATGCTCGGCTGTTCCGCGACCGATGTAACCCCAGGCTCCGGCCGGCCTCAACGCCTCTTTGCTGCCCTTCACGGCGACACGGATAATGTTCTGACCCGAGTAGGCTTCGTTTCCTCGGCCTTTCATGCAGCGGATGATCAGAGCTTTTCGCGTCTCGAATAGCAGGTCGCTGTCTTGCTCGGAGGTGCCATAGGAGGACAGTGGGGCTCGTGACAGTCCGTCATACCCGCTGACGGGCGCTGTTGGCGAGACTGTAAGGGCCGGCGGCGTGACGTCGTCGCTGATCGCGTGATTCGAAGAGCAGGCGGTGGCCAGCAGACCGAAGCCCGCAATCGTCGCCGTAACGGCAAGCCCTCTTCCTCCTCGCTGTGCGATGGCCAAATCTCGGTTGGATAGCATGCGGAAATACCTCTTCGGGGAGTGCAACAGGTTGACCGGGCTCGCATTTGCTCACAGACAGCCATAACGCCCGGCCCGCATTCCGTATTGATGGCGGGAAACCCCGTGACGCTTAAAAGCACAAAAAGGAGAATCTTTCGCAACGAACCGCGCGGTAAATCAAACACCGTAAACGGTAACGCCGAAAGATCAATCGTATCCGCAAATCGCCGGACTGGGCGTCCGGATGTCCGAGCAGATACTTCTGGACTCGGATATTGAAAATAGGCTGGCCGAGACCCACGCGAAGGGTCGCAGCCAGCCAAATCTTCATCGAATGCTGGCCGGCAAGGGGCGACAGCGTGATTGCTTAGATTCACGCGGCTCCGGCGAGGTCACCCCATGGCGGAAATATTCCCTTGGTCGCCCTTGTTCAGATGATTATCACGTAGTGAACCAGAGGCGGACGGTTCGGGAATACGGTCCAGGTCCACCTTGGAAATTGCAGAAGCTCCTCGTAGCCCGCGGCCGGTCCGGTGCCGGTCCACTTTCCGCCCCAAGTTTCGCAGTCGTTGTTTCCGGTGGAGATTTCGTCCAGCCAGCCCTCCACCCTTCCGACTGTCTGCGGGCCCGCAAAACAGCGTGTACCATTCCAGTCATCAGACGAGGCATTGTGAACTTGGATCTTCAGATAGTCAGTGTGATTGCCGCAGGGAAGTTCACCGGCGGAGGCGTTCGTCACCGGTCCGAATAGTGTCATGATGGCGGCCCCTGCAAGCGCGGCAGCGCCGCCTGCTTTCAGTCGCTTCTTCGCTGAGAACACATTCCCCTCCTGAAGGTGGTCCAAGCCCGTGTTCCTAATGACCGGCGGGCATCGGAGTATGAACTCGAAATTACGTCCCTGCGGTAGCGCAAGGCCATGCTTCAGATTGCTGTCACAGCTGCGTGATCTTGTGATGGGTCAGCGACTGAACTTGATTGGGTGATGTCGGTGCCGTTCGCCTGACAGTTGGTGGTCGGCACCGGTAGCCCTGGGGTGTGAGGTACGCACAGGGTGGCGGGCTGACCGACGCCGAGAGGACCACGCGGGAGCAGTTACGGCTGCAGGCCGCGGGGCGTTTCGAGGGCGGGCAGACGAACGTGGAGATTGCCGCTGTCCTGCGGATCAGCGTGCGGTTGGTCGAGCGGTGGCGCCGGGCCTGGCGCGAGCTGGGCGAAGCGGGAGTCCTGTCAAAGGGGTCGCCAGGACGTTCCCGGCTCAGTGAAGCCCAGATTGCCAGGTTGGAAAGGGAGTTGGAGCGTGGTCCACTGGCTCATGGCTGGGCGGACCAGCGGTGGACGCTGGCGCGGATCAGGACGCTGATCGGCCGGCTGTTCCATGTCTCCTACACGGTCGAGGGCACCTGGCGGCTGCTGAAGCACGGCTGGAGCTGGCAGCAGCCCACTCGGCGGGCGATCGAGCGCGACGACTCGGCGGTCGAGGTGTGGAAGAAGGAGACCTGGCCACGGGTAAGAGCACCGCGGCGGAGCGCAACACCTGGATCGTCTTCGAGGACGAAGCCGGCCAGTCGATGACTCCGCCGCGCGCCAGGACCTGGGGCCGGATCGGCCGCACTCCCGGTCGTGAGGGTGAGGGGCCGGGGCTCCGGACGGGTGTCGATGGCGGGCATGGCCTGCTACAAGCCCGGCGAGCGGTCCCGGCTTATCTACGCGATCCGCGAGTACCGCGACCTGATCATCCGTGCCCGCACTCAGCTCGGCGGCCCGATCGTGCTCGTCTGGGACAACGTCCGCCTGCACCTCACAGCGAGCATGCGGGAGTTCATCGACGCGAACACCGAGTGGCTCACCGTGTTCCAGCTGCCCACCTATGCCCCGGGCCTCAACCCGACCGAGGGCGTCTGGTCGCTGGTCAAGCGCGACATCGGCAACTTCGCCGCAGCCGACCTCGGCCAGATCACCCGCGCAGTGAAGCGCAAGCTGAAGATGCTGCAGTACCGACCGGAGGGCCCAAAGCTGCTGGTCAGCTACGGTGGTGGTGTGACTGACAGCCTGCCGGATGACGTAGCCGACGTGCTTGACCTCGTCCTGAACCCGGACGAGCCCCTTCACGTCGCCCTCCGACGGCAGGTTCCCCAACTCAGGGTGCAATCTCGCTGTAAGTGCGGGTGCGGGACCACCTATTTCGAACTCGACACCGACCAGGTGGAGCCCGCGGCGACCGGCCTCGGCACCGTCGTGGCTGCCGACATCCAGCTCCTCACCGAAGCCGGCGAGTGCCCTGGCGAGGTCCTGGTCTTCGCGCAAGGTGGCTACCTCTCATGGCTGGAGGTCTGCTCTTGGAGCGATGACATCGAGGTGAATCTTGCCGCGGCGCGGCGCTGGCTGCAGCCACCCTCGTGAACCTGCCGGCAGCCTCCAGCGGTCTCGCACCGTGACGCCGCCGCGATCCGACCGACATCACGAGTTCAACTTCAGATGCAATCCCAATCTCAGTCACGCCGGGGCGGCGACCGGCCGTCGACAGAGGTACTGCTCCGCTTCCTCGGCATCCGGCGTGGTGCACAGGAGTTGGCCTGCCTGGCACCCCGCGGGCGGCGGCCTCACCCGCTGGAGGGCGTGCGCCGTCCAGTACCCGCAGTCACCCGATCAACTTCCATCCCGTATGAGGACGCCAAGGACCAGCCGTGAAGGACCACACCGTGACCGACAGCCCCAACGGCCTGCTGACCCTCGTCGCCGACGACGGCGACCTTTGCGGCCTATACGCCGAACGTCTTCTTGAATGTGACGGCTGCCCCGGTCTTCGGACGGGGCAGCGGCGAACGACGTCGTCGTCACCAGGGCCGGCCGATCGCCCCAACGAGCTACCCCTCATAAGCACCAGCTCGCCACACGGGCCGGGTCACGGAAAATCGGCCGACGTCCCCTGCACAGCATCACCCCACAAGACCGAGGCATCCCACTCTCCTCGGCTAGAGTGGAATTACGTATCTGCAGGTCAGATCCCGTTTCCCTATGGTCTTCTCACTTGAGTGCGCTCTCCTCCAGCCGTTCCGGCTTCTTGGCGCCGATCACGACACGGGACGGCACCTGAGCGATCCGCACCGCCCGCTGCGCACGTCCTTCCGCATCTCGGTCGGGATCGGCGTACTCGGCGTTGAACAGGGCGCACCTTGACTTCGGTCCGCAAGACCAAGCGTCCGCAGTCGGCTTCGGCCGGCGTCATCAGCGCCGCAGGGCGGGACAGCGGCGGGGACACCGTGGAACTCGACGAGGAGGTCCCCGAGTCCCCGCTCGCCCGCATGACCCGCCTGCGCACGGAACTGGCCTCCATGGTGGCCAGCAGCACGGTGAGCGCCACCGCCGCGGTGGGCTGAGGCTGGTCAGGGCCAAAGCCCGAGTGTCGCCTCGGGGTGGCGCCGGGTTCCACTGTTCCGGGTGTTGAGGTGCTGTCGTAGGGACGGGGAATCCGTCGGTCAGTCGGAGTCCGGCAGCTGGGTGAGCCGGTCGAGGGCGGCGGTGATGTAGTTGGTCCAGGGCCGGTGCCGGGCCAGGCGGAGGACCCGACGGCGGCCGGTGGTTACGAGCTGTCCGGCCGCGGTGAGCAGGCGGAGCCGCAGGCGGCGGGGCTCCCAGAGTCTGTCCTTCCCGGTCAGCGCGAGCATCGGCATCCAGGCCAGCAGGTCCAGCGCGATCTGCACGATCTCCAGCCAGATGCAGTTCTGGGCAGTGTGGGTGCAGGGGCAGGTTCCGCAGCCCGGTGGCCCGGGCGGCCCGGATGCGGTCCTCGGCCCGGGCCCGCAGCTGGTGACGAAGCTTAAGCTCGGCGATTGGCCAGCCGGGGCTGTTGGTGGCGAAGCAGGTCAGTCGCATGCAGTCCGCGTCGGGGAGTCTCAACTGGGCCCCGGGGTGAGGCCTTTCCTTCCGAACGATCAGCCGCATCCCCTGTGGCCAACTCTCCAGGACGTCGCCAGTGAGTTCAGCGACCCAAACGCCGTCGCGGATCTCGCCGTCCGCCTCGACGGCCGGCGTCCAGGCGGATGCCGGGACCTTCAGCACGTGCCCATGGATCGGCATCGGTGATCACCATGCCGACCGAGTAGGACAGCCACCGTCCCCGCCGGGCATGCCAGGCGACGACGTCATGGGTGCCACCCGCGGAGTCGGTGCGGATCAGGGTCTGTCGCCCGCGCCGGTACTCCTTCGGGTGCTGGGCCAAGGCCAGGCGGCTCCTCACCCACAGCAGAAAGAGCCGGAGATGAATGACAAAGGCAAAACGGCGGGCGCTGTTTCGCGGCGCGGGATCCTGAGAGGCGTCGCCGTCGGCGGCGGCGCGGTCGCGGCCCTTCTACGGCTGGCAGGCCATCCATGACCTGTTCGCCCAGTACATGCCCCGGTGGCCGAAGGACGGCACGTCCTCCCCGGTCCGGATCCTGGGGGACGCCACCAGCGCCGTCGTGTTCTTCACCAACACGACGGGGCTGTTCGGCCCGTCGGAGATGCGTGCCGCCGGTGTCGTCAACTTCCAGCGCGGCAAGATCGCCCGCTGGGTCGACTACTGGGGCGGCCGCCACTTCGGGACCGACAACCTCGACGCGGAACGCCTGCCGGCCGACCAGTTCCCGACGGACTGGATGGAGTCCACGGTCGGCGAGACCGCATCGCCGGTGATCCGGAAGGTCTCCGAGCAGCTCTCGGCAGCCCTGCAGGCGGGTGAGGGCGAGCGCGCGGCGGCGCTGTTCGCCTCGGACGCCGTATTCGAGGACATGACCGCGCACCTCCAGATCCTGGGCCCCCGCAGCATCGGCGCCTACCTCACCACCGCCTCCGACGTCCTGCCCTACACAGGCAAGGGCACCAGGGTGCGGCACGTCGTGGGCAGCGCCCGCGGTGGCGGCTACGAGTGGGCCGCCGCGGGGCCCGTTCCACGCGGTCTTCACACCCTCGAACTCGATGCCCAGGGCCGGATCGAGCAATAGTCAAGAGTTGTGGGTGAGGCCCTCCGACTCGGCTGCGGTGATCTCGGCTGTTGCGAGCCGGGCTTCTTCGCGCACCTCTGGGTCGGGGTGGTGGAGGAAGGGCTCGATCAGCGGCCGGGCCTGCGAGGCGTGGGTGGCGCCGAGGATGTAGAGGGCGTGTTCGAGGAGTTCGCGCTCCATCGTCGGCATGGCGGCGGTCAGTGGTTCGACGAGGTCCAGGGGCAGGAAGTGGTGGTTGAACGCCTCGCTGATCGAGTTCAGGACGGATTCGCGCACCTTGGTCACCGGTTCGTTGACGGCCAGGCTGACCAGGCGTCCGACGACCAGGCGGGCCGAGTCCGCGTCGAGAGCGGTGCCGCGCAGGAGGTCCCCGAGGATGTCGGCGGCGACATCCCGACGGTCCGGCTCGCGGTCAGTCAGCGCTTCAAGTGCCGCAAACATGGCGTTCATGCCGTCACCTCGGACTGCTTGACCAGGACGCCGTTCTCGAAGCGTGTGTCGGCGCGGACCAGGGGCACCAGGTGGGCGCCGGTGATCGCGCGCCATCGTACCTGGGCGGACTCGACGAGCTTGAACACCATGGCCAGGGCCGCGGCCGGGCTGCCCGCACCGCGGGGGACCTTGGTGCGGAGCTTGACGGTGGAAAAGGTCGACTCGATGGGGTTCGTGGTCCGCAGGCGGATCCAGTGCTCGGCCGGGAAGTCGTAGAACGCGAGCAGTTCGTCCCGATCCCCGGTGATCTTCGCGACGGCCTTCGGGAACTTGGCGCCGTAGGCGCGCGCGAAGGCCTCGATCGCCTTCTCGGCGTGGCCGCGGTCCTCCGCGTTGTAGATCTCCTGCATCGCCTTCGTCGCCCCGGGCTGGGCGGGCTTCGGCAGGCAGTTGGTGACGTAGCGGGCTTTGTGGACTCAGCACCTTTGATGACGTGCGGCCGGCAACACCTCAGCGAGCGCGCGCCACAGGCCCATGGCGCCGTCTCCGACCACCAGCTTGGGGTCGCACATGCCGCCCCGACGGCAGTCTCGAAGCAGGTCGACCCACGACTCGGTGGATTCCCGCAGGCCCTCGGCGAGCGCGACGAGCTCCTTGGTCCCGTCCAGGCGGACGCCGAGCAGGACCAGGACGCACGAGTGGGCCTGGCCGAGACGGACCTTGGGATGCACGCCGTCGGCCCACACGTGGACGTAGTCGCGGTCGGACAGGTCCCGGGACTGGAAGACGGTATGGTCGTCGCTCCACTGCTCGGTCAGCCGGGTGACGGTGGCCAGGGACAGGCCGACGGTGCCGCCGAGGAACTGCTCCAGGGCTGGTACGAAGTCCCCGGACGACAGTCCGTGCAGGCAGAGCAGCGGCAGCACCTCGGAGATCTTCGGCGACTTACGGCACCACGGCGCCAGGATCCTCAAGGAGAACCGCTTGCGCTCGCCGGTCTCTTCGTCCGCCCGCCGGTCGTTCACCCGCGGGGCCCTGACCTCCACCGGGCCGGCCTCGATGACCACCGAACGTGGCCGGTGGTGGCCGTTGCGGACCACCAGGCGACGCCCGTTCTCGTCCTTCTCCACAGTCAACTCGGATATGTATTGGTTGACTTCCGCTTCCAGCGCGGCGGCAAGCATGCGTCGGGCTCCTTCGCGGACGATCTCGTCGATCAGGGAGCCGGACTGGGTGGAGCCGTCGTCGGTGACTACGCTGAACACGGGCGTGCCTTCCCGACTCGCGCTGCAACGCGGGCCTACTCGGAGACCATCAAAGCATCGTTCGGGAAGGTACGCCTTCCGCATTCCTTCCGGAACCGATCCACAGGTCTCCCAACATTGCTCAAAGAAAGCCCGTTTGAGCTGCTTGTTCCCCCTCGGGGAAGGCTGTTCGCCGCGGATCGAGGAGCCCGAGCTCCGGGTCGCCGGGACGAGACCCGCGTAGGCGGCCAGGTGGCCGACGTCCTCCCGACCACACGACCAACCCTGCACTCCCTACGTGTAGCGCGCTCGTCGCCGCCCCGCTGACAGTGGCCGGGCACAGCGGCCCCGGCCGACGCGCAACCGGCTGAGCACGCCCCCGTCCCCGGCCGCGGCCAGCTTCTTCAGTCAGGCGGCGGAGGGTCGCGTCTCGGTCCAGTCGACCAGCAGTCTGCGTTCGGCGAACAGCCACCCGCCGTCCTGCTTGACGAGTTCGTCGAGATAGCGGATAGCGGCGATCATCAGCGTGCGCTGCCCGTCCTCACCCACCGACAGGTGATGCGCCAGGCAATAGCTCTCGGCCGTCGCCCGGGCTCCGTCCAGCGAGACCGTGCTCTGCCCGTTGAAGTGAGTGGTGGTCTCGTACGTGTTCAGATTGTCGAAGACCGGGGCCAGCGAGTCGCAGCCGTGCAGGACCTCGTCCGCGGCCTCGTGAGCGCCGCCCACCGGCCGCATCGGCTCGATCTCCAGGCCCATGTCGCCGAGTTTGAACTGGAAGCCGGTGAGCTGATCGACCAGCTCGCGGGCCTGCTTGACGATCTGCTCGTAACGTTCGAGAGTGTCGTTCCCGATCCGGTCCGACACGCTGACCACCCGCCTTTCAGCCTGAGCAGAACGGGCCACGCGGTACTGGCCGAACGAGGTTTCCGGCCCAGGCCACCACCCACGGTGGCGCGAGCAGTGGGGGCAGAGCGCGAGCCGGGGGCGCTCGAAGCACCTCTCAGTCCGTGAGGTGTGGGAAGACCTTGCTGAACAGTCTGCTGTGCATGGTGGTAGACCCATCGCTGCTGTTGCCGCATGGAGCTCTCGGGTGTGTCAGTGGCGGCTGCGATTCTGTGCCGCATGGACGAGAAGACCTTCTGGGCGCTCATGGACGAATTGAGCCGCCGCCCCGGCGACCGGAGCGAGCGGCTGGATTGGCTGCGCGGGGAGTTGCTGCGCTGGACGGCTGCGGCGGGCGTGGAGTTCCAGGCGCACCTGGAGGCCGCGTGCGAGGCCGTCGCCACAGGCGCGCTGTGGCGGGCGGTGAGCCGGATCGAGGGCGGCTCGTGTTCCGACGACGGCTTCGACTATTTCGCGCTCTGGCTGGTGGCGCAGGGGCGAGGGACGTACGAGGCAGTGCTCGCTGATCCGGATGCGCTCGCCGACGTTTCCCAGGTGCGGGCCCTGGCGGGGCGGCACCTTCGAGAGTGGCACGACGACGACTGGCCGGAATGGGAGGATCTCGACTACGTGGCGCAGGATGTCTTCGACGAGCTGACCGGCCAGGAGGACGACTGCGGGGACGCGTTCTACGAGGCCCTGGACGCCGTCCAGGAGGCGCGGTCGGAGTATGAAGAAGGGGACGAGACCGTGAGGGCCACGACGAGGGGTGCGATACCCCGGCGCGCCGCGGGGGCGGGGACACCTCGGCTCGACGCCCTCTTCCCGGTGGAGGCACGCGCGCCTAGTCAGTGACCCGGCGCCGCGTCAGAAGGACACTGCCCGCGTCGAAGGCGGCCGGGGGGCGGCGTCCGCGAGAGGGGGACTCGACACGGTGTTGACGGACAGGCGACTGAGCAGGTTCACCGGCTCTGGCGCTGATCTTGTGACGCTCCGGGACCCACCTGGGCCAGGTTCTATGGTCGCCAATTCTCCCGGTAGTCGGGGTGCTCGGCGTACGACTGTGCCAGCACGCGAAGAGCATGTCCGAGACCGGCGAAGCGCGCGTCGGACGGATCCATTGCCGCGTAATCCCGGGCCAGCATGTCGACGAGGTCGAGCATCGGCAGGTGGCTGTCGAGGAGGGCGTTGGCCCCGGAACGGTAGGCCACATCGGCATAGGCGTGGTTGTCCGCCTCATAGCGGGCGTGGAGGAATTTCAGGAGGTCGTCCATGAAGAGATCTTTGCCCACCTGCGGCGATGTGGGGAAGGATTCCTACCCGTCTCAAAGCCGGAGGAGAATGCGGGTGCGGAGGAGATCGAGCTTGGCCCGGCCGTAGCCTGCGCGTTTGATCAGCTTCACCCTCGTGACCTGGCCTTCGACCTGGCCGGAGCTCCAGGTGCTTGACAGGCCGGCGACGACCGCATCTCGGTCATGGAGGAGGCCGTTGGCGAACTGCCGCAGGGCGGGTAGATCGTGCTGTCTGACCTGTTCGATCCATTCGTTGAGGTCTTCGCCGCGGTGCTCGTGCATGAGCACGGCGAAGGCTCGGACGTGGCCGACGGCGGCGTCGAGTTCGGGGCAGGCCGCCCGGATCTCCTTCAGGCCTACGGCCTCCTTGGAGCGAAGGCGCTCGGGGCGGGTCATGATCCAGCGCAGGGCTCTTCTGGGTTTCGGCAGTGCCGGGGGCGGCGGCGCTGTGATGGTGCCCTGCTTGAGCAGGCGGACGTGGGAG encodes:
- a CDS encoding IS630 family transposase (programmed frameshift), translating into MRYAQGGGLTDERRAFRERLRLEAAERFGHGDETAVIAHDLRVSIRSVQRWRKAWSQGGPRALASKGPASLPLLSDELFAVLERELLKGPVAHGWPDQTWTLSRIRTLIGRRFHKSYTVQGVAALVKRHGWSCQVPARRAIERDEAAVALGEGDVAPGGRTVAALDAWLVFEDEAGFSMTPPTTRTWSRRGHTPVIRVRGRSRRRLSVAALLCYKAGEPSRLVYRPCPDARPDGRKSFSWKDYRDLIQNAHHQLGGPIVLVWDNLNTHLTAGMRRYIADRDWLTVFQLPPYAPDLNPVETIWSILRRTSLANRAFANPDDLVTTVRKGLRQLQYRHDVLDGCLTGTGLRTPP
- a CDS encoding sigma-70 family RNA polymerase sigma factor family protein codes for the protein MPRWPKDGTSSPVRILGDATSAVVFFTNTTGLFGPSEMRAAGVVNFQRGKIARWVDYWGGRHFGTDNLDAERLPADQFPTDWMESTVGETASPVIRKVSEQLSAALQAGEGERAAALFASDAVFEDMTAHLQILGPRSIGAYLTTASDVLPYTGKGTRVRHVVGSARGGGYEWAAAGPVPRGLHTLELDAQGRIEQ
- a CDS encoding HEAT repeat domain-containing protein encodes the protein MNAMFAALEALTDREPDRRDVAADILGDLLRGTALDADSARLVVGRLVSLAVNEPVTKVRESVLNSISEAFNHHFLPLDLVEPLTAAMPTMERELLEHALYILGATHASQARPLIEPFLHHPDPEVREEARLATAEITAAESEGLTHNS
- a CDS encoding nuclear transport factor 2 family protein, encoding MSDRIGNDTLERYEQIVKQARELVDQLTGFQFKLGDMGLEIEPMRPVGGAHEAADEVLHGCDSLAPVFDNLNTYETTTHFNGQSTVSLDGARATAESYCLAHHLSVGEDGQRTLMIAAIRYLDELVKQDGGWLFAERRLLVDWTETRPSAA
- a CDS encoding DUF4240 domain-containing protein — its product is MDEKTFWALMDELSRRPGDRSERLDWLRGELLRWTAAAGVEFQAHLEAACEAVATGALWRAVSRIEGGSCSDDGFDYFALWLVAQGRGTYEAVLADPDALADVSQVRALAGRHLREWHDDDWPEWEDLDYVAQDVFDELTGQEDDCGDAFYEALDAVQEARSEYEEGDETVRATTRGAIPRRAAGAGTPRLDALFPVEARAPSQ
- a CDS encoding DUF6221 family protein; translated protein: MDDLLKFLHARYEADNHAYADVAYRSGANALLDSHLPMLDLVDMLARDYAAMDPSDARFAGLGHALRVLAQSYAEHPDYRENWRP